A segment of the Lolium perenne isolate Kyuss_39 chromosome 3, Kyuss_2.0, whole genome shotgun sequence genome:
TTAGTCCCAAATGTGTTGAGTTATCATGATCTTGTTAGGGTGCCACATTTGCCATTCCTTTTTTTCCCAAATATGCTGAGTTATCATGATCTTGCTAGGGTTTCTGATGTCCACAGTTTTCATGTATTGCTTGTCTGATTTAGCATGATGTTGGTATAGTTTGTATTGTCCATATTAGACATATCTTTGTTCGTAAGTAGATTCGCGTTCTCTGTACTACGATGCATGTAGGACTCATTTTGTGATGACTTTAGCCAGACTCTTGTCTGTGTCGGAGACTCCCACATCCTTTCACAAGTTGCCGATTCACAGCCCCCTATGAATCCAAGGCAGCGGCAACAGAGGAGGAGCCACCAGGCGTTGACACGCGGCTTCACGGTGGCGACGTCCTGGCCGTCGGAATATCTCCGATGCCGTCAAACGACCGTACCCATGAAAAAGTGACACCGATGGTGGAACTGTGGCTACGGCTGATGGAAAGCCATCGGCACGGAGAAGACGCTGATGGCCTGCGCTACGTCGAAGGTGATTTCTGCTGCACCGATCGGCCTGTTGGGCCTAGCTAACAAGTAAAATAATCCGGCTAGATATCGACTTGTGTCCCAACTTTTACCCGGCCTATATGTGAACATCAGGCACTTGGCTATTTTAATTTAATAGTAGCAGTCACTTACCTAGTTCAATTTAATAGTGAAAATTTGGATGAACAATAAAAACTGTATTTCCTTTAATGTTCTATGTAAATAGAGAATTTTCTGTGGTACAAGTTGAATTTTCACAAAACTCCATTTGCATTTTTTTGCAAACTGATCGAGCTTAAGAAAATCTCACTTCACTCTACGTTGCGCTCAAAACATGGCACGGTAGAAACTGTATTTTCACTCTATGTTGAGTGTGCCAATACATGTGTCAATACAGGGGCACTCTCGATGTATTTTCAATTTTTCACTCTATGTATATTTTCAACTATGTTTCAATACACGTGTCAATACACGGGCACACTATCGTGAGCGCGGACATGCAGTGCAGCCAGTCATGGCAAGAGTGTGCACAGCAAAAGGCTCCTTCGTCCAGTCACGTCCTCAGTCCGTCAGCCTTCCCAATACAGCTTTTGACCAGCTCCCAGCATCGCCATTTACTACAGCGAGCAGTAGGAATCAAAGCAAAGCCACTGTCGCACTGTCACTTGAGCGAgtcctctttatcgaaaaaaacttGAGCGAGTCTGCAGAGGGGCGAGGCGACACACGGGAGGAACCGGCGAACCGCAGCTAGCAGAAGCGGCAAGGGAGCCCCTAGCGGCGGCACCGAGAAGAAAAAAGATGAAGGCCGCCGTCGCCACCAATGTCACCGTCGACCTGGAAGACCTGGACTGCACAGTCTGCTTCGGCCCCCTCAAGCCTCCGGTCTTTCAGGTCATTTACTTTCACAccccttcttccttctccctttttgCGCGAGCAACCATCAACTGATTAAACATCCGTGTCTGACTCTGATCCGTCATGCATGCCCTTGCCGGACGCCGGTGAGGCCGTGCAGAGTGGTTAGAACTTGGAAGAATGGGGAAGGGTTTCCGTGTTTTAAGGCTAGGGTTCGCTGCGTCGGAGGCGGAACGCCGTCGCTGGGGGAGACGAAGCACGCGCGCTTTGTTTGGTCCTTTTTTTTTGTTCCTGCGTGTGAATGGAACCGTTTCATATTTTGGGTCAGATTAAATCGCTGGAAAGAATGCCTACAATCACAGAGTCACAAATCTGTGGCTCATCTGACAAACCGGCAAATCTTTGCCTTCTCGAACTCGATCCTAACTGGGTGGTCATCAGATATACATGTTCTAGTGGCCGAGATCAAAATAATTATTAAGTCACCAGTTCAAGCTTGAACAAAATCTGAATTGAGCGGCCACTATCGATGGCAATGGGTCTCTAGTAGCATCAGATTTAGTGGCACATGACCAATTGCGGAGGCAAGAAGAACGCGATTGTGCGTGGCAGTGCTTCCGTTCCGAGCTTGGGTCGCAACTTGTACATAATGCACAAAGGCTGCCTTGGCAACCACAAAACCTTTTTTGCGAGGTTTGCAGCCACAATTCAACTGGccacaactttttgtttcttcatTATTGTTAAATGCTTAAACTTGCTGAACACTAGAATTCAGATTGTAATTTGTCCCAGAGAACTGTACGGCGAAGAGATTCAGGGTTCTGTATTGATCTTCACACTTGGCATGCTAGTTGTTACAAACGGCATAGGCAGTAACGAAGAACGAAAAAGCAAATCATAGCGGGAGACACAAGATTTAATGTGGAAAACCCTCTCCAACAAAGAGAGGTAAAAACCACGGGCATCAgcgagcaaaacttcactatatcggggagtgttttACAAACACCGTGGATTATCTTATGAAGCAATAAAACCCTAGCCAGCGGGTTACCAGAGGTATAAATAGGCTTTGATGATGATCTGTACTAGTTATCTTATGAAGCGATAAAACCCTAGCCGACGGGCCTCGCTTCACTCTGTTGTTAGCCTTCTtattgaatttggatcacaataacaCTAGTGTCACAAAAATTTGAATCTATATGGTATTTGAGGCCCATGCCACCCAAGTTCTTTGATTTCAGCAACTTGTCCCAATGTATTTGGTTCTCTTAATTCTGACATCTTGCGGACTCCAGTAAAACCTTGAGATCATGCTGAGAAAAGGTCTTGGAAATAGGAACAAGACATGGCGTAAGTTGGTACTGCTTCAGCCACCGCCTTGACCAAGATTTATTCCTGATTTTTTTGAGCAAGGGTTTTCTTTCGAGCTACATATCTTGAAGAATTCAAATTATTCCCATTCCTAGCTTTTGGATGACATATTCGTATATTCGTTCCTAACCTCCTCATGACCATGTGCATTGCATCTAAGAATAACGGACGGTATTTCTTTACCTGTAATTTGCCCGAGCAGTGTCCATATAAGTGCTATGCACAGATCATTTCAAAGGCCTTCTATCAGAAATGTTTTCTTACGAAGTAACCACTGTCTTTCATATATTTTAATAGAAATTAGTGCTTTTCAatgatgtatccttcttaattacaaCTCTAGTTCACGGGTTTTTGTTAAAGTTTCTACAGTTATTCTGCTATCTGCACAATGTTTTTCAAGTTATTCAGTCATTATAATTTTCAGTAGGAATAAATCAATCGATCAACTTACGTGGTTTATAGCTTTTTAGTATTCAGCATGTTTAGCATTCTATTTTTCCATTAAGGTGGCTCATAAAGGATGGAAAAATTCTTTCATAATTTACAGTGTGCAGCTGGTCATGTTGTGTGTTCCATCTGCTACGAGAAGCTCCTGGAAAAGGAAAAGTGCCAGGTGTGTTCCATCGCCACAGGCTACAATCGGTGCTTCGCAATGGAGCGCATACTGGAGTCTCTCCAGGTCTTTTGCTCCAACGCTGGTAAGGGCTGCACAGCCAAGATGTCCTACCATGAGATGGAAGAGCATGAGAAGGAGTGCCCAAGAGCAGTCTGTGACTGCACTGGATCAAACACTATGCAGATAACTCCCTTGCACCAGGGCTTATCTACAGACTGCTACACGCTGGTGATCCCAATGGTTTCTCCTTCCACCAGCATCAAAGTCACTATCAAGTATCAACAATGGTGAGATCAAGAAGAAAATCGATTATAAGAAGAGCTCAACGGTATGACATAACCATAGAAAATTTATGATACCTAAGATCTACCAATGTCCCATTGTTGATACTATACCTGCTGAACTTGCCTCCTGGCATTGTCTATCATATGTAGGATTCAGTTGTGAAGATGGGACcttgtggtggcggtggtggctatTCCTGGAAAATGGACATGCGTGGCATCAACCGCATTTTGAGGTTAGTTGTCCGCCATGGCTGCGCTGTCGATGCCATGTCGGTGTTGTATGAGCGGGGTGGCCAGGCGGAGGAGAGCAATTTGTGGGGAGGAACTGGGGGAGAAAAGTCGGAGGTATAAGTCACAACCTATCACATTGATTCTTTTCGAGTGGTGTCACTTCATAAAATGACTTGATGTTGATAAAATGTTATTTTGGCATGCCCAGATCTGTTTGCGGCAGGACGAGTACTTGACAAGCGTCAAAGGCCACTGCGGTTTCTTTAACAATTCTTTCGTCATCAGATCACTTACTTTTGTCAGCAACCATCGCATTTTTGGTCCGTACGGGAAGGAGGAAGGCACGCAGTTCAAGCGCTCCCTGCAGCTGGTGGCAAAATCCTCGGCTTCCATGTGCGCTCCGGCTGGTACCTCGACGCGATCGGTACCTACGTCCAGATGGGATAACTATTTAACTTCTCCTGTCTTCATGAGGGTACTTACTCGTGTGCGCAATTGTAATGTACTACTATCTGTAGTTGCTCGTGTGCGTCACTGTACTTCTATACATGTACTCGTTCGTGTATGCGACCAGATTTCGCCACGCTGTACTCGTCCTCGTGCGATGCGATCTTCGCTTGTGTGCAccactgtactcgtgtgttgtacGTAACTGTACTCATCTATTATAGATAACTGTATTCGTGTGGTGTACACAATTGTACTCGTATATTGTGTCGGGAGTATAGCAGCCTAGCATGGTGCCTCGCACGAGAGTACTAATCAATTGCATGGAGCAGCGCACTAGCGCGGGGTGAGTACGCGGGGCGCGACGTGCGGACGATGTACGCGCGAGTACACGCGCTCTCGTCGCCACGCATCGTACGGACGATGACGCGCGAGGGTGGATCGGACCTTTAAGTAGGTCggtcttttttttttgttgtacCCCAGTCTTGATGTAACTGATATTTTCTTGTAAAAAAATTGCGGGCCACAAACAATTAATATCAGGCCAACAAAAACTCCCACCGGATGTATATAATGTTCAAATTCTGACCATCAATTAGATCAATAAATATATGAGTGATGCATGCCGCCCGATTCTCCAAAATACGGGGAAAAGAAATGCATGCCGCTCGTTCTCAGGAGAATGTCTGGAGGAGGCAATCGCTTCTCCAATATTAGGACAATCTCTTCTCCAAAATTAGCAGCGCGCCCAACCTATATAACCAGCCATACATCTCGACCATCGACACATAAGTCGCCCCACTCATCCACTCTCTTACATCCTCCATTAGCAACGATGGCCTTAAGGATTCTTCTCCCGCTCCTCCTTCTCGCCGCTGCCACTCCGGCGTCTCTAGCGGCCATCGACGTCGTGCAGATGCTCGCCGGGAAGCCGCAGTACGCGACCTTCCTGAGGCTCCTGAGGGAGACAAAGGTGAGCGAGGACGTGAGCCGGATGAAGACGGCGTCGGTGCTGGTGGTGCCCGAGAGGGCCGTGAAGCCACTCCTCTCCATCCCGGCCGACAAGCTGCGTACGGTCCTCCTCCACCacgtgctcaccaagtacttcgaCCCCATCCAGCTCGCCGAGATGAAGACCAACGTCGCCAAGCTCCAGTCGCTGCTCTCCGTCACCGACAAGAACCTCGGCACCATCAACTACTCCATGGAGAAGGACGGCCAGATGTACCTCCGCTCCCCCGGCGCCGACTCCGAGGCCAAGCTCATCAAGGTCGTCGCCGCGCGACCATTCTCCATCTCCATCATGGAGATCAGCGCGCCCCTCGTCTGCAAGGAGATCCTCGCCCAGGGCCGTCCCAAGGGCAAGGGCAGGGGCGGGGTCAAAATGATGTCCGCCGACACCGAGGCCGCCGCCGGTTCCTCCGTTAAGGCATCGGCTCCGGCTGCCACCAAGCGCTAAGTAACTGCAGGTTATGCACGCCAAGATGCCCCCAGCTCAAACACGCAAGCGCCGTAAATATATAGGAAGCCGGCCCATATATTGTTTTACCATTTTTGTTTTTCTACAACTTCATGTACTGACCGTGCCGCACGGTTGTACTTCTCCATGGAAATGTTTTTCATAGTagacttttcttttctttttacaccTCTCATATTGTATTTTAGTTACGGGTAATTTGCTCTCATGCATCTACACTGGACTCTTTTCTTCGCGTACTTCCCTTGCTACTACTACATTCGTCTTGGTTTAACAAGCGTGCACAACCCAAAAAATTACTTTGACcattattttggttaattaaatatgaaacatatgttgaaaaaattatatcattataaACCTTTTTTCAATGCAAAACGAATGGTATAAATTTTGTAGACAAATAATTTATATTTATTGACCAAATTAATGGTTAAACTTCGTCTTAAACTACGTGTGTGCATGTTAaattgagacggagggagtaagtACTTGAGACATTCATAAAGCAGGGTTGACTGATAAAGAATCAGCTAAAAAGCGAAGTTCAAGGCTGATAGTGTGACTCGAACATTCGATTGAGAAGTAGAAATTGAGGTAGCTCAAATCAGTATTTGCTAGGCAGCTAAGAAAGTCCAGATAAGAACATTGGATCGATCACTGTTAGTGTTACAGGACAAAACCAAACAACGGGAGCAGTGGCCAGACAAACCACGATGGTCTTCGCGTCGCGGCAGTGCGGGCGGACCTGGCGGCTCCTTTGAGAGTTTGTTCACAGGGCGGAGCATCTGGACTTCCGGTTGCGGCCTTCCAGGTTGCGGAAAGCGGACGGGGCAGATCAGCCACCTTCATGCGACGGGGCAGAGTATCTGTAACACCCTAAGTTTTCTAATCAATAAAGAGAATCAAGTTCTATTattcaaaatttagaaccaacaaaaactttattcAAGTGGTATAGTGTGCATAGTACTCTTGCCTAAATGTTTTTATTCAAGTGGTATAGTGTGCATAGTACTCTTGCCTAAATGTTGTGAGTTTttccatgatgattgtttgcatttGATTAACAAgtctctaaaccctaaaccatgtcaAATGGTATCAAAGAGggacaaagaaaaagagaagaaaatcAAACTAACCCCGCATAtgagcctatggctatttttgcaaaactttAACCCAGGCCATTCTACCTTGCATGAATGGGTTGGAAACCTTCCTAGTCTCTTAATAAacacttttgaatcaaagaaatacAAATCAAACCAAAAGAAATAGCAAAACCAAGTGACATGCGATAATGGTCAAATCGGCCAtttttaacatgttacctactttgAGGCCTAGTATTAAGCAATCTCAAAACTAAactctcccaactctttgcacctcatccaagacctcttcaaggtgaacacttttgatgttgatCACTTTGACTAGTTCCTTTTCAATTGCTTAATATAATGATACAAAGTGGCAACATCAAAACAGAATCAAGATCACACCCATTTTGGATTTTTATTTAAAACTTGGtccattttgcacaccaccaccaccaaccatgcaaaagtttggcaaaattcaaaaataatctTCATGCgaccatttcatcgaacacatggTGTGCACCATTCTGCCAACCCTAGACGTGCTATTAACCAGCAGGTTTTAGCCTCAACCATCCAACCtaggtcatcattatcttcttggtTAACCCCTTGGACAATGCCAAGCATTGGTACCCCCTGTACCTTGATGAATTTGActaaaccatgccatgccgtgttGACCTTGGCACACACCATGCCACCTCTCTCTCCACCCCTCTCCAGCTGACCAAACCTTGTCCTTGGCTCTCACCTCCCTCTCCTGGACACGCTCGTGCCAGCCGTTGGCCAGGGAGAGGAGCACACCGACCAGCACAAGTCGTGCCCGTGACGTCCAGAGCGTGCCAGGACACCGACATGTGCACGCCAGAGCGTGCCAGAGCGTCGtcgctcctcgtcactgctgacCTGCCCTTGACCTGTCCTCTCGCACACGCATGCAACAGTACCCCAGCAACCTCCCAGACACGCTCGCTTGCGCCGGAGAGGACGGTCGCCGTCGTCACCGTCGACGACTTTCCGCCACGGTACTGCACGCTCGCGTCACGCTCCTGCTCGCCACAGACCATCGTTTTCAGTGCCGTCAAGCCCTCCGTGCTCGCCATGACGTAGAGAAGCCAACGCCATCATCGCCCACGCCGCTCCGCCACTGTACCgtcgtcgccatgatcgactgaaccatgccGTGCTGCCCTCACTCGCTCGCTATAAAAGGAGTGCTCCCCCGCTCCAAATCTTCACACCACTTCACTCCTCTCCTC
Coding sequences within it:
- the LOC127340991 gene encoding fasciclin-like arabinogalactan protein 10 gives rise to the protein MALRILLPLLLLAAATPASLAAIDVVQMLAGKPQYATFLRLLRETKVSEDVSRMKTASVLVVPERAVKPLLSIPADKLRTVLLHHVLTKYFDPIQLAEMKTNVAKLQSLLSVTDKNLGTINYSMEKDGQMYLRSPGADSEAKLIKVVAARPFSISIMEISAPLVCKEILAQGRPKGKGRGGVKMMSADTEAAAGSSVKASAPAATKR